A section of the Flavobacterium ardleyense genome encodes:
- a CDS encoding voltage-gated chloride channel family protein, whose product MTKSKLTFSGSEIPQVNYFLFLLKWLVIASFISIFIGSSVAFFLLSLDSVTQFRESNLWIIWLLPIAGLLIGLSYHYFGTSVVKGNNLLLEEFHTPKQIIPFKMAPLVLFGTLLTHLCGGSAGREGTAVQMGGAIADQFTKLLKISPSDRKLLLIIGISGGFAAVFGTPIAGAIFALEMMVVGRMRYETLLPSIIAAVASNYVCLLWGVHHTSYVIPEVPTMNLQNLIITISAGILFGLTALWFSKSIHFVSSFSSKLISYAPLRPFIGGIFIALFVFFMGSTKFIGLGIPTIVEAFQFSLPASDFAIKLLITAFTLGVGFKGGEVTPLFFIGATLGSALFMFLPLPVALLAGMGFVAVFSGATNTPIACTFMGIELFGAESALYIAVACFVSYLFSGHTGIYSSQIIGSSKHFIYAKLKGKRLSDL is encoded by the coding sequence ATGACAAAGTCTAAACTCACATTCAGCGGTAGTGAAATTCCCCAAGTAAACTACTTTTTATTTTTGCTAAAATGGCTAGTTATTGCTAGTTTCATCAGCATTTTCATCGGTTCTTCGGTAGCATTTTTTCTGCTATCTTTAGATTCAGTAACTCAATTTCGGGAGTCCAATCTCTGGATCATTTGGTTATTGCCAATTGCAGGTTTGCTTATCGGGCTGTCCTATCATTATTTTGGCACATCGGTTGTCAAAGGAAATAATCTACTTCTAGAAGAATTTCATACTCCCAAACAAATTATCCCGTTCAAAATGGCGCCTCTAGTGCTGTTCGGAACGTTGCTTACACATTTGTGCGGAGGCTCAGCAGGAAGGGAAGGCACCGCAGTACAAATGGGTGGCGCAATTGCAGATCAATTCACCAAGCTTTTGAAAATCAGTCCGTCAGATAGAAAACTTCTATTAATCATCGGAATTAGCGGTGGTTTTGCTGCAGTTTTTGGAACTCCAATTGCAGGTGCTATTTTCGCTCTCGAGATGATGGTTGTTGGCCGAATGAGATACGAAACTTTACTTCCAAGCATCATTGCCGCCGTCGCTTCCAATTATGTTTGTTTACTTTGGGGCGTGCATCACACTTCGTACGTCATTCCCGAAGTCCCGACGATGAATCTTCAAAATCTAATTATTACAATATCTGCAGGGATTTTATTTGGACTAACCGCATTGTGGTTTTCCAAAAGCATCCATTTTGTATCCTCATTTTCTTCAAAATTAATCTCTTACGCGCCACTTCGTCCTTTTATTGGGGGAATCTTTATTGCACTGTTTGTGTTTTTTATGGGCTCGACAAAATTTATCGGATTGGGAATTCCCACCATTGTCGAAGCTTTTCAATTTAGTCTGCCAGCCTCAGATTTTGCAATTAAATTACTAATTACCGCCTTCACTTTAGGCGTTGGCTTCAAAGGTGGCGAAGTGACTCCGTTATTCTTTATCGGTGCTACTTTGGGAAGCGCACTTTTTATGTTTCTGCCCTTGCCAGTCGCACTTTTGGCAGGAATGGGTTTCGTAGCAGTGTTTTCGGGCGCTACCAATACGCCAATCGCCTGCACATTTATGGGAATCGAATTATTTGGTGCCGAAAGTGCGCTTTACATCGCGGTCGCCTGCTTCGTGTCTTACCTTTTTTCGGGTCATACCGGCATTTATAGCTCCCAAATCATCGGTAGCAGCAAGCATTTTATCTACGCTAAATTAAAGGGTAAAAGATTATCAGATTTATGA